A region of the Pseudomonas anguilliseptica genome:
GCGACTTCTTGAACACATGCATAAAAGCGCTACCCGGGTTGGCCTGCAGGAAAGCACCCAACGCCGCACCACCGATGATCATCACCTCGAAGGGATGCACCAACGCCATAAACTGGCCACCGGAAAGAATAAAACCGCCCAACACGCTGGCGAATACAACAATGATGCCGATGATTTTTACCATAGAAAGAGACTTGCCAGAGAGGGTAGAAAGGGGCTTTGCAAAACAACCCTTCTATTTATCGGAAGTTTTGCGCGAGACTATAGCCAGTTAAGGTCAAAAGCCAGCTTGTCTCAACCCGCATGCCAAAGCCCGTCCACTATCCGCGCGCCCTGACTGACTGGCTCAAGCAGCTGGACAGCCAGCTATTGCCTGCCTCCCTCGAAAGTCAGCAAAAGCTGCGCCGTGCCCTGGCAGACAGCAATCGCTCCATGCGCGAGTTGGCGGATTTGATACAAAATTGCCCTGCCTTGGCGCTAAGCGTCTTGCGTGAAGCCAACCGCAAGAGCAGTGGGCTGAGCGAGCAAACTGAAAGCCTCGAAGCGGCGATCAGCCGCCTCGGCATCAAGCGCACCGAAGACCTGCTCAATGCCCTGCCCGCACTCCCAGAGCAGGAGTTACCCAAAGCGCTGCGGCAAATTCTGCTGATCAGCCAGCATGCCAGCCACCAGGCCAATGGCCTGTTTGCTGGCCGCCTGGCGCGGTTGTGGCAAGAAGTACACTGGGGCAGCCTGCTGTTTCTCGCGCCGATCTGGACCTTGCTCGCCGCCCACCCTGAGCTGTTCGACGTGTGGGAGCAGCGTGTGCTGGTCAAGGGCGAAGCCGCGAGCAAGGTGGAGCAGGAGTTGCTGGGCGTGCCGCTGCTGAAGCTCTGCCTGGCCCTGAGCGAGCAATGGCATTTACCGGAGTGGGTTACTCAGGGCTATCGGCTGCTGGTCAGCGATCGACGCCTGCTGGTCAAGGCACTGCATATCGCCCGCGACAATGAACATCCACTGCATCAGCAACAAACTCTCGACGCCGACAGCAACCTGCGCCGCTGGTTGACACAACCGGCCAACAGCATTCTGCTGGCCAACGGCCTGGCACTGTCCGCGCACCACGTCTGGAACAGTCCGCATAGCCTGCGCTGGCAGCGCCTGACCGGTTTATTCCTGCAACTGCCGCTCGATAACGTGCAACAGCTGCTGCACCAGAATGCCGTCAGCAGCGCCCGACAGATACCCGGCACCGACCTCTGGCACCCGGCAGAAGCGCTGCTCTGGCCATGGCAGGCGCGGCACCTGCAAACCATAGTCGAACAGCCCAAGCCCGCAGTTGTCAGCGAGTGGCGCCAGCTATGCGCGCACCTGCTCGCCCTGCCCAGCGCGTTCAGCAATGTGTTGCAGCTGACCGCCTGCGCCAATCAGGCAATCCAGGCCTGCGGTATGCAACGGGTACTGATTTTGCTGGCCGACCGCAACCACACACGCCTGATCGCCCAGCAGCAGAGCGGCCTGGACAAAGCCGCCGCCAGCCTTAGCCTTGATCCGCAACAAAGCCAGGTGCTGCGCCGCCTGCTCAGTGCCCCCGCGCAGCTAAAACTGAGCACGGCCAACATCGCGCAGTTTTCCGCCATGCTGCCTGGTTCGCTGAAGAGCCTGTTCCCCAGCGAGCATTTGCTGATTCGCTCAATCGCCAGCAACAACCGCGTGGTTATGCTGATCTTTGCCGATCAGGGTGGCCCGGCACTGAGCGATGCCAGCGTGCAGGGCTTCGGCAAAACCGTGCAATGCATTGAGCGCGCGCTGGCCAGCTTTGCCAACCGCGGGCGCTAGGCTTTCCGCTACAATCCGTCCTTTTCCCGCAAAAAGAGGCCCGGCATGACCGCCTTCGCTGAGTTGCCCTTGCTGATCGAACCCGCGC
Encoded here:
- a CDS encoding HDOD domain-containing protein, translating into MPKPVHYPRALTDWLKQLDSQLLPASLESQQKLRRALADSNRSMRELADLIQNCPALALSVLREANRKSSGLSEQTESLEAAISRLGIKRTEDLLNALPALPEQELPKALRQILLISQHASHQANGLFAGRLARLWQEVHWGSLLFLAPIWTLLAAHPELFDVWEQRVLVKGEAASKVEQELLGVPLLKLCLALSEQWHLPEWVTQGYRLLVSDRRLLVKALHIARDNEHPLHQQQTLDADSNLRRWLTQPANSILLANGLALSAHHVWNSPHSLRWQRLTGLFLQLPLDNVQQLLHQNAVSSARQIPGTDLWHPAEALLWPWQARHLQTIVEQPKPAVVSEWRQLCAHLLALPSAFSNVLQLTACANQAIQACGMQRVLILLADRNHTRLIAQQQSGLDKAAASLSLDPQQSQVLRRLLSAPAQLKLSTANIAQFSAMLPGSLKSLFPSEHLLIRSIASNNRVVMLIFADQGGPALSDASVQGFGKTVQCIERALASFANRGR